A window of the Clupea harengus chromosome 8, Ch_v2.0.2, whole genome shotgun sequence genome harbors these coding sequences:
- the foxi3a gene encoding forkhead box protein I3a has product MTSYVPQGLSPTQVGAQFQTMGTQEPQEFSLYGDSFYSPPPLPSPQQTLPPTYDLGDYAGATANPYLWFNSSGMNGMPYLGGAPRTPNDPFASQHYGMPRPYLGPGASGGDLSWFSLPSQEDLMKLVRPPYSYSALIAMAIHGAPNRRLTLSQIYQYVADNFPFYNKSKAGWQNSIRHNLSLNDCFKKMPRDDDDPGKGNYWTLDPNCEKMFDNGNFRRKRKRKSDSLMSEGENGSSAGPTSAESSPKGHLAEAHSPSDRGSTPDSVGPSPCLKSFLTQMTEASSSAGTLGVDTVLRPLPLGLPLEGSQRASPAEGFSSYSPNATVPQWEAQIPPPTALSSSPSHFSGVYTDSLLSHFAGSAYQGMETSGLVYPREGTEV; this is encoded by the exons ATGACTTCGTATGTGCCACAGGGTCTGTCACCTACTCAGGTAGGGGCCCAGTTTCAGACGATGGGAACTCAGGAGCCCCAGGAGTTCAGCCTTTACGGTGACAGTTTCTACAGTCCGCCACCTCTGCCAAGCCCGCAGCAGACCTTACCACCTACCTATGACCTGGGAGACTACGCCGGCGCAACTGCTAACCCGTACCTGTGGTTCAACAGCTCGGGGATGAATGGTATGCCTTACTTAGGAGGAGCCCCAAGGACACCAAATGATCCATTTGCGTCCCAACACTACGGCATGCCGAGGCCATATCTGGGCCCAGGTGCCAGTGGAGGGGACCTGAGCTGGTTTTCTCTGCCATCTCAGGAGGACCTAATGAAGCTGGTTAGGCCACCATACTCCTACTCTGCCCTTATTGCCATGGCCATTCATGGCGCCCCAAACCGTCGCCTGACTCTCAGCCAAATATATCAGTATGTGGCTGACAACTTTCCATTTTATAATAAAAGCAAGGCTGGCTGGCAGAACTCAATACGACACAATCTTTCACTCAACGATTGCTTCAAGAAGATGccccgtgatgatgatgacccAG GCAAGGGGAACTATTGGACCTTGGATCCAAATTGTGAAAAGATGTTTGACAATGGCAACttcaggagaaagaggaagaggaagtctgACTCCCTGATGAGTGAAGGGGAGAATGGCAGCTCTGCTGGCCCGACCTCTGCAGAGTCCAGCCCCAAAGGCCACTTGGCCGAGGCCCACAGCCCCTCAGACCGGGGCTCCACTCCAGACTCTGTgggcccctccccctgcctgAAGAGCTTCCTGACCCAGATGACGGAGGCGTCATCGAGTGCAGGTACGTTAGGTGTGGACACGGTGCTCCGCCCCTTGCCCTTGGGTTTGCCGCTCGAAGGCTCTCAAAGGGCCTCTCCGGCCGAGGGCTTCAGCTCGTACTCCCCCAACGCAACAGTCCCACAGTGGGAGGCCCAGATCCCTCCGCCAAccgccctctcttcctccccgtCACACTTCTCAGGAGTCTACACCGACTCCCTTCTCAGCCACTTCGCCGGCAGCGCCTATCAAGGCATGGAGACGAGCGGACTGGTGTACCCACGGGAAGGGACAGAGGTCTGA